The Limanda limanda chromosome 21, fLimLim1.1, whole genome shotgun sequence genome contains the following window.
ccgttttgttttttgaattaAATAGATTCACACCTTTGTTAATAATTAAATAGTTCAAAGGAAAACAATGTGTCCGCTTCGGGGAGGAAGTTTCTGAAGCACCATGTCCAACGTTCCTCCTCATACTCAGAAGAAATTGGAGAAAGACAATAAGGAAGTGAGCAGGTTGGTctttttaatttccctttgtCTTCCTCTATTTAAACCTTTCTCGAATTCATcagtaaacatttgttttactgtCAATATTCTGAATTAAtcgtgtttgtgtattttctccatcttgtgGCAACAGCCCAAGCCGGATGCGTTAGTCTTGACTAGCTGGTGAACAGGCTAGCGAAGTAGCTAGCTGTTAGCCCTGTTGctaaaaatcaataaaacacgTTTAGTCAAATGTGTTGTCATTTATTATTGTTAAGCCCCACTTGTCCGGCGTGTGATTGACACACACTGTGCTCGGGATGTAACGTGTTGCATGCGAGGGTTTCTCCgtgttgctgtgttttcttCCGGATGTTGAATTAGCTAGCTCGGTGTCATGAGCTAATTATACCCAGAGTAGCCGGTGAGCGTTGAAAGCTGTGGATTTAAGTGCAACACTGGTGTGTAGTGTGTTtatcagtgtgttgttgtgtctccaTCTATTAGGTCCTGATGGTAAAATACAGTTTTGATCAATAAGTTAACTATTATTACAATAGAAACAAGAGATGGTGAAATGCTGTAAACATACTGATGTAATACGTTAACCTCATTATTAAGGGCTGGGAAACGAAACAATCATTTTCTTGATGTAATTTTCAATCAATGGCAATATAACAAAACATCCTTATATATCTATATGATGCTTATGCATTGTGAAAGCACAAGGAGGAGTTAGAATGTAATGTTCTAGCTCaggtttgtgagtgtttgtcattctccgTCCATAAAGAAGGGAGCCAAAATATGTCTTAAGAAGAAATAGTAATTTAATATGAAAATTAATCGTAATAGTCTCAGCATAAGGTTAGGGTTACGGGCTAGCTTTTGGCACTGAAAGCATTACCATAACTGAAACCAGATACTAGGCAATGTTGGATCAAAGGATCAATGGTTCtgacctttgtttgtttgttttttatttcactctaGATGGGGAATCTGAGTTTGTCACAAGGATAGTGTGCTCCGACATTTGGCTGGAGAGGATGCTGCTCTTTGCCACGGCAAAGACCAATGGGACACGGAGAGCCCCAGTGATTCAAGACCAGGAGAGCTGCCGGCTACTGAGAAGACGAGAAAAAATATGTGCATCGTCCCCACCGCTGTCATTGCAAGATAGCAGAGGAACAAATTAACACGTTGTGGAAACTTGGTCAATACATTTCAGGACTCAACTGACCAACATATTGGTTCTAAACGTGTGGCAACAAAATGAACTTCTTGTCAGCTTTTGTGACTTTTGAGAACCTCCATGAGGTTCGGAGACTGTGCCACTGGGGACCAGTCATAGCCCTGTCTGTCATTGCTATATGCTCCACCATGGCAATTGTGGACTCCATTATCTGGTACTGGCCCCTAGACACTACAGGAGGAAGCATTAACTTCATCATGCTCCTCAACTGGTCGGTCCTCATCCTCTACAACTACTTCAACGCTATGTTTGTTGGACCTGGAAACATCCCTCTTGGATGGATACCAGTAAGGACAATGCTCTATTACCATTTTTACTCAAAGAACAGTTCAGTACTATACTGCAGAGTGAAACTATTATATATTTGGAAAGTTGCATCTGATATTTTTGTCACTTGTTTATTCAAAAACAGGAGAATCAACCGGAAAGGCAGTACCTACAATACTGCAGAGTGTGCCATGGGTACAAGGCCCCCAGATCCCACCACTGTCGCAAGTGTAACAGGTAGTTGCATTTATTACCAAAGTAACAGAGGGTCGTATCTCACATATGACATTTACTGAGAAAAATAAGATCACAGAGATGGAGCCATGAACGCAAAGATGAAATTTCTAGAGCAAGAAACTATAGCTGAGTCATGGTTGTGCATTTCCCCAtcattcctcttctcctctgcctcccctcCCACAGGTGTGTGATGAAGATGGACCACCACTGCCCTTGGATCAACAACTGCTGCGGCCACCTTAACCACGGCTACTTCaccagcttcctgctgctggctCCTCTGGGCTGCTCGCACGCTGCCTTCATCTTTATAATGACCATGTACACGCAGCTTTATGAGAGGGTGAGTGGTCTCCTTACCCCACTACACAGTGCTATTGCTGGCTTACCATCCTCACAGGTTATCTCGAGCTAAAGTTAAGCAGTTTATTTTCCCAATTGGTACAGAAATTACCACACACATCAAGATCCGTTCTTTTTCCTCACTGCAGATTTCATTTGGCTGGAGCACTGTGAAGATTGACATGAGTGCCGTGCGGCAGTTTCAGCCCCTCATGCCCTTCAGCGTTCCTGCCTTTGCTGCCACACTCTTTGCCTTAGGCTTGGCCCTGGGTACCACTATTGCGGTCGGCATGCTTTTCTTCATACAGGTAAAgtttgtatctgtgtttttaatttacacACGCTGTTGGCTATTTTTGACCTATTCTAAATACCAGAgttcatttttaaagaaaatattagtTTTCTCTGATAATCAAAACAGTCTTTCCTTTTCAGATAAAAGTCATCTTTCGAAATAAGACCTCGATCGAGTCGTGGATCGAGGAAAAGGTCAGAATCTCTCAGTGACTTCGCTTTATGTTGATATTTTGATGTTTGTATAATTTAAATCTAATGACTCTTTTTTTAGTGTTTGATCTAGAAAAAATACTCTAGGGCTTTTTAATCCTCACAGTATTTCAGGATTATAATAAACATAGTTTAATCTTTTGTTAAAGTTCTTTTCGGAATCAGCTATCAGTACAATGTGGTTTACTGATTACAGAAACATGACACCACCGCACCCACCTGATCCcattcactgtgtttttttccgTTAGGCCAAAGACAGAATACAGCACTACCAAACAGGGGAGGAGTTCATCTTCCCCTACGACCTCGGCAGCCGCTGGCTGAACTTCAAGCAAGTGATCACATGGACAGGGATGCCCAAGGGTGACGGTATTAAATGGCCAGTCCATCCCAAGTGTCACCAGCACACCTTAACTGTAGgtttgggtttttgtttggTCTGTTACTCCCCTTATGTGATaatggaaaatatataaaagagaAGTTATCATAAATCTGTCAGACCCTTTATACATTTCATGTGAAGCAGTGTGATTAATAGTGTTCTTCCTTTCTGAACAGATTGAGCAACTGAAGCAGAAAGCTGATAAACGAGTGAGAAGTGTAAGTATCTGCCAGATCTGTATTGTGACACCGATGTGGTGTTAATTTACacaaagcacagacacacaggagtaGGATCTAGGCTGGAATGGCAAGGCTCTGTATGACCCCATTTGTGTTGTCTGATAAGAACCTGTGCCATTTCATGTAAGTATGACCAGTTTCTGGCTCATAAACACACATCCTGTGTCTATCTTGTATGAGTCTAGTTGTTGTTCGAGCATTAGAATAACCACATATCCTGTTCGACTCGGCCAGCAGGTCCAGTACCAGGCAGTGGAACACTATAACGGAGCTTGCTGCCCTCTCAGCAAGGGTATCCAAACATTTTTCCGAACCCCCTGCACCGAGGAGCCCAGGATCCCGCTCAACAAGGGGGACACCATCCTCGCCACCCGTGGCACCAAGTGAGTTCATTCAATTATTGAACAAAACTATTATTTTTGGTCAATCTGGGAATTCCCCACTTAAATTTTGATTGATTCTCTTTAGGTGGTGGATGTATGGAGACAAAGTTCTGAATGAGGATCAAATGAGAGGTAAAAATGACAGCATAACAGCTGCTTTTGCTGTAGtttgattcatattttatttaagctTTTAAATTCAGACtaaaaatgtctttctgtttttcttccagtGGGGGAGCGTGTCAGGGGATGGTTCCCAAGGCGATGTGTGGAGAAGTGCCATTATGACACAGCTGCCAGCGATAGCACCAGCGAAAAGAAAGTAAATTAATGTATTTCAACTGGCTTTATGTCGAGCAGGGGAGTTCAACTGAACAGAAGGCGTCGATCTTCATTATCATGCATCCACCGAAGATGTCATGCCTCATGCTGCAGGCTCACCATCAAGAATTGCATTCTCTGATTTAAAGTTTCTCCAGACATTTCAAGCCcaactttaatttgtttttaaaggtccATCGTTCCCTAAATCTTACCGAGCACTTTGCTGTCATTTCACGTCTTAACGAGAAGGACTCGTCCCCCCGGGTTCAGTTTGACTCCTCTGACCAAAAAGTGAAAACCCAGCAAGAGTCTTAATTTTCCAATAATTGCCACCAGGCTTCAATGTGACTTCATTTGACTTGTGATGACTTTTTActtgaatatgttgtgtttacTGGTTGATGTCCTTTTTTGCTATATATGCAAATGCCTCTGTCCAGCTAACCCCAGGGCTCCTTCATGCAACTCTTTCTACAGTATGGACATAACATGgaatttctttttattatttttgtaaaaacGAAATGTTTGCCTCAaagtataaattaaaaaaagaaaccttgTTCAAGAGTTGTCTTGTtttatgtctcctttaataatAGGTATATGTATCTGAACGATGGGGCTTGGTACCAAATATTTGCACAACATGAgccatatttatttttcaaatgagTCTGCATCCGTAGAACTTAGTGCACACACCCTGAGGATATCAAACTGGAACTTACAAGAGTTCAGGCCTGAAGGTGTGgtggtttgtttggtttgtatACACGTGTTTCCCTTTGGCTTTTCtgtttaaattcaaatgttGTTCTCTTTTATAATCAGGCCTTTGACATCATGTCTCTTCCCTCAATATATTTCTATTGCATTACCTTTTATTCAtgattctctctgtgtgttactATGATTTatctgcacatttatttatatattattggaTATACAACCAGTTCTTCTCCTAGTAGAACTCCACGGACCCATTATGAACCGCACTTTAACTAGGGTTTAACTCTCTAAACTGCAATATTCTCACACTGCAATACGTATGTTTACACTGTCTTTATTCCATTCATAAGTTCTATTATCCTTACACTGAAGTATTGCATGTGACTTACTACTTACTGATGCCTATTTTGGACTCTTactgctgtaatattgcaagtttccccattgtgggactaaaaCAGGATAATCTTATCTTTTATACATTGATAGATTTGTATTGTGATGTATTTGACATAggtattgttttatttacattttacatgtgtgtgtttacgggCTGGGaataagaaaatgttgaaaacttcaaaaaaaaaaaaaacctcctttGATGTGTGACACAGCCACACGTCACACATCCTCAGCCAATCGGGGTGCAGGGGAGACCGTGACCACCCAGTGTAGTTGATGTGTGAGCGACTTCCAACCAGTGTCAGACTGGTTCCTCTGACTGTGGTGGACTGGAGTAACTCTCCAGCTCGTTGAGGACCAGCAGGAGACCAGCAGGAGACCAGTCGTCCTTCGCTGTAGCTCCACTCGACCTAGGTGAGCTCATGCTAACCAGCAGAGATCGATCCCAGTCCAGATTGTCACTTTCAGACTGGGTCAACAAGCTAACTGGGACTTTACAGGATCCAGAATAACACCCTCGACCTTAGCTCCTTCCCATCGGGCATGTCCACGTTAGAATGGATGTTTGTGATGCTAGGTTTCTCTACAGGCAGGGATGCTacatagctagctagctagccagGGCTTTGATGACACTCGTGTAACCTAACCCTAACGCGTCACCTCGGGTCAACTTGCCAGCTGCTGTTGTGAAGACAACACTCGTTGGGACATCGTGTGGACAGCTGTTTATACTGTGAGGAGACATGTTAGCTTCCATGCTAAAGTCCTTCCTGCTAATGACATTCGGGTTGTCCAATCAGGCTGCTTGGGGGCGGGACCAGGAAAGAGGAAGTACCATTTTCAATTCAAGTTAAattaaaagttataataaaataGTTTAATATGAAATGATACAAACAAGACACGTCATACTTAAAAGCATCAGTCATTGAAATAATGTCAGAGTAAAGATTCAGagaatataaaatacacaactcCTCCCAAACACTGACACAATGAACTGAACTGTCACTTATTGTTTACATATTATTGTGACAATGTAAAGTATGAagagacattttgaaatgttactGCTGAtgtcagaggaagtgaatcgtTCCCTTGTTGCAACCAGAAGAGACACTGCAAGTCTGTTCATTATATTACCTCTAATTCCT
Protein-coding sequences here:
- the zdhhc6 gene encoding palmitoyltransferase ZDHHC6 isoform X2; this translates as MNFLSAFVTFENLHEVRRLCHWGPVIALSVIAICSTMAIVDSIIWYWPLDTTGGSINFIMLLNWSVLILYNYFNAMFVGPGNIPLGWIPENQPERQYLQYCRVCHGYKAPRSHHCRKCNRCVMKMDHHCPWINNCCGHLNHGYFTSFLLLAPLGCSHAAFIFIMTMYTQLYERISFGWSTVKIDMSAVRQFQPLMPFSVPAFAATLFALGLALGTTIAVGMLFFIQIKVIFRNKTSIESWIEEKAKDRIQHYQTGEEFIFPYDLGSRWLNFKQVITWTGMPKGDGIKWPVHPKCHQHTLTIEQLKQKADKRVRSVQYQAVEHYNGACCPLSKGIQTFFRTPCTEEPRIPLNKGDTILATRGTKWWMYGDKVLNEDQMRVGERVRGWFPRRCVEKCHYDTAASDSTSEKKVN
- the zdhhc6 gene encoding palmitoyltransferase ZDHHC6 isoform X1; amino-acid sequence: MNFLSAFVTFENLHEVRRLCHWGPVIALSVIAICSTMAIVDSIIWYWPLDTTGGSINFIMLLNWSVLILYNYFNAMFVGPGNIPLGWIPENQPERQYLQYCRVCHGYKAPRSHHCRKCNRCVMKMDHHCPWINNCCGHLNHGYFTSFLLLAPLGCSHAAFIFIMTMYTQLYERISFGWSTVKIDMSAVRQFQPLMPFSVPAFAATLFALGLALGTTIAVGMLFFIQIKVIFRNKTSIESWIEEKAKDRIQHYQTGEEFIFPYDLGSRWLNFKQVITWTGMPKGDGIKWPVHPKCHQHTLTIEQLKQKADKRVRSQVQYQAVEHYNGACCPLSKGIQTFFRTPCTEEPRIPLNKGDTILATRGTKWWMYGDKVLNEDQMRVGERVRGWFPRRCVEKCHYDTAASDSTSEKKVN